In a single window of the Cydia pomonella isolate Wapato2018A chromosome 2, ilCydPomo1, whole genome shotgun sequence genome:
- the LOC133532414 gene encoding beta-hexosaminidase subunit alpha-like: protein MMVRCVLLLSALVVFCQAIVPGPRYIPTKGEIWPKPQYEKKDKIVYLVDKDKLGFKVTKKSCQVLTDAIQRANKTLHKLSKIAKRNYNQKSVDLSSPTLDTVDVELTRPCEAYPYHGMDESYNLTVSDTARLTGHSIWGILHGLESFLHLLYQSDDYESLLIQGTKVHDYPRHPHRGLLLDTSRHYLRVNKLLTTLDAMAMNKLNVFHWHIVDDHSFPYQSEKFPELSEKGAYHRSMVYTQADIKKIVEYARNRGIRVIPEIDVPGHVRSWGAAYPQLLTPCYTGNKVTSLGPLDPTNDQTYKFLGQLLEEVREWFPDGYLHLGGDEVDSKCWISNPSLLRYMMRHNMSSWTKLHSLFMERATPLVGDRKIIVWEEVFDEKVTKVSNDTVVQIWLGTWAPKINEVLEAGKKALFSSEWYLSVLGNGGDWEKFYAFDPRLNVSDRALVHNLIGGEACMWGEFVDSTNFIQRVWPRACGIAERLWSEASRDDIKTEDQTKRARDYSDGDQAMDHVRRRIEEQACRMLRRGVPAQPPNGPGFCVV from the exons ATGATGGTACgttgtgttttattattgtCGGCATTGGTAGTTTTTTGCCAAGCTATTGTGCCGGGACCACGGTATATCCCTACAAAAGGAGAAATATGGCCTAAGCCTCAATATGAGAAAAAGGATAAAATCGTATATTTAGTTGACAAGGATAAATTGGGCTTTAAG GTAACAAAAAAGTCGTGTCAAGTTTTAACGGACGCTATCCAGCGAGCTAACAAAACCTTGCACAAATTGTCTAAAATCGCAAAGCGTAACTACAATCAGAAGAGTGTGGATCTGAGCTCGCCAACTTTGGACACGGTCGACGTGGAGTTGACTCGGCCATGCGAGGCTTACCCTTACCATGGAATGGACGAAAGTT ACAATCTCACGGTATCGGACACGGCGCGTTTGACTGGCCACTCAATATGGGGCATCTTGCACGGGCTCGAGAGCTTTCTACACCTGCTGTACCAATCAGATGATTATGAG AGTCTCCTAATACAAGGTACGAAAGTACACGACTACCCGCGCCACCCTCACCGCGGGTTACTCCTAGACACCTCACGCCACTACCTGCGAGTGAACAAACTCCTCACTACGCTGGACGCCATGGCGATGAATAAACTTAACGTGTTCCATTGGCACATCGTGGACGACCACTCGTTCCCGTATCAGAGCGAAAAGTTTCCTGAATTAAG tgaaaAAGGAGCCTATCATCGGTCAATGGTCTACACGCAAGCAGACATCAAGAAGATCGTAGAATATGCGAGAAACCGGGGGATCAGAGTAATACCTGAGATAGATGTTCCAG GCCATGTTCGCTCCTGGGGTGCGGCATACCCGCAGCTCCTCACGCCTTGCTACACGGGCAATAAAGTGACCTCTCTGGGGCCCCTTGATCCAACCAATGACCAAACATACAAATTTCTCGGGCAACTGCTGGAGGAGGTTAGGGAGTGGTTCCCGGATGGTTACTTGCATTTGGGTGGAGATGAGGTCGATTCTAAGTGCTG GATATCAAATCCGTCGTTGTTACGCTACATGATGCGGCACAACATGTCTTCCTGGACCAAGCTCCACAGCCTGTTCATGGAACGGGCCACGCCGCTCGTCGGGGACAGGAAGATCATCGTTTGGGAG GAGGTGTTTGACGAGAAAGTGACAAAAGTATCAAATGACACGGTGGTACAAATCTGGTTGGGTACATGGGCACCTAAAATTAATGAG gtGTTAGAAGCGGGCAAGAAAGCCCTCTTCTCCTCAGAGTGGTACCTCTCCGTCCTGGGCAACGGTGGAGACTGGGAGAAATTCTACGCGTTCGACCCTCGGCTGAACGTCAGCGATAGAGCTTTAGTCCATAACTTGATCGGGGGAGAGGCTTGCATGTGGGGGGAGTTCGTTGACAGCACTAACTTCATACAGAG GGTATGGCCACGAGCCTGCGGCATCGCCGAGCGATTATGGTCTGAGGCATCGCGCGACGACATTAAAACTGAAGATCAGACAAAAAGGGCCAGGGACTATAGCGATGGAGACCAGGCCATGGATCACGTTCGTCgacgtatagaagagcaagcgTGTCGTATGCTTAGGCGGGGCGTGCCGGCTCAGCCGCCGAACGGACCCGGGTTTTGTGTCGTGTGA